The segment TTGCACAGACGTATCCTTAAGCGAATCCGGGCCGACCGCGCCTGCCGACAGATGCTCAGTCTGCACTGCTGAGGCTGCCAGCTTCTCCGCGCTTACACTGCCGTCCGCCAGCTTAATTGAAGTGACGGCCAGATCACCGAGCTTATCCGTTGAGACACTCTCCGGCGATAGCTTCAGGGAAGTGACGGCATAGTCGGCCAGATGATGCGGCTGCACGATCGCCGCAGTGAGATGGGCCTCCTTGACGGCACCGGAAGACAGCTTATCTGCCGTGACCGAACCGGATTGCAGCGCGGATGAAGTCACACTGCTGTCTCCCAGATGCCGGCGTTCGATGGCGCCGGATGCCAGATGACTGGCGTCTACAGCCTCCTCCTGCAGCACCCGCCCGCTGATGCTGCCGTCCGCCAGGTGCTTCTCCTCCACGGCGCAGACCGCAATATGCTCACCGCTAACCGCTTCTTTTGCCAGAATCGTACCCCCGACCGCGCCCGTGGCCAGCTTGGCGGTAATGATGCTGCCGTCCGCCAGCTTGGCTGCAGTAATACTCTGGGGGCTAATATGTTCTCCTGTAACGGATTCATACCCCAGTTGTTCTTCCGTAACTGCTCCTTTGGCCAGATGGCCGGTCAGGACGGAATGCTCCTGCAGCTGGACTGAGCCTACAGACTCTGCGGCTAGATGAGAATGATCCACGGCCTCGCGCTGCAAATGTGCCGAAGTGACAGCCTGCGCGGCAATCTGCGCACTGCGCACGGCAGATTTCGCAATATGGCGCGTCATCACGGCTTCGTCAGCCAGCTTATGAGCAAGAATGCTCTGATCCGCAATTTTGGAAGAGGTGACCGCCTGCTCAATCAGCTGTGCAGTTCCTACCGCGCCGTCCGCCAGCTTCACAAAAGAAATGCTGCGGTCCGCCAGATGACGGCTGCCAACTTCACCTTCGGCAATATGGTCGGCATGGATGCTCTCCGGGTTAATGTGCTGGCTGCGGATAGCCTTCGCCGCGATCTGCCGGGACCCGGTTGCCCCGTCTGCGAGATGCCCGCTCTCAATAATACCGGGCTGCAGCTGCTCCTTGCCGATCAGGCGTGCCGCCAGCTGCTCCCGTCCAATGGCGCCCGGTGCCAGATGCTTGGCAGTAATGACGCCTTCCCCCACATGCCGGCTCTCGATCACCGCATCACCCAGCTTGACACCGCTGATCTCGCCATCGGCGATTTTGTCGGCAGACACCGCTTCGTCAGCCAGCTTAGAGCGGTCAATACTGCCGTTGCTGAGATGGCGGCTGTCAATGCTGCTGCTGAGAATCTTCTCACCAGTGACCGCCCCATCGTCCAGCAGCTCCGCTGTGATAATGAACTCACTGAGATGTCTGCTGCTGATGGCACCGTCGGCAATATGTCCTCCGCTGATCATCCGGTCTGCCAGCTTCTCCGGGCCGACGCTGCCATCCTTCAGCTTCTCGCCGCCGATGGAGTGATCCAGCAGCTTGCCCCCGCTGACACTGCTCTCCGCCAGATGCTCACCGGTAATGGACTCCGGCGCTATCTTCGAGGAGGTAACCGACCGGTCCGCAAGGTTGATGCTCTGCACCGCATAGTCCTGCAGCCAGGGTGTACCGATGATGCCATGCTTTAGTCTGGACCCGTCAATGGTCCGTGGAGCAATCTTGGCACCAGTGACGGCGCCATCGGACAGATCATCGGTGTATACGGGCTGCAGGCGTTCTTTTTCCGGTGGAGCTGTTACCTCCGCTTCTGGCAGGGCAGCAGTGCCTTCCTGCTGGCGCCCCTCTTCCGTCACGGCTTCCTGTTTCCCCTCCGGTGCAAGCACAGTCTGCTGGAGCGGCGCGGTCACTTCCAGCATCTCCACCCCGCTCACCTGCAGGGCAAGGTCTTCTCCCTCTGCCACTTCCGTCCATTCCAGTTCCTGGTTTTTTTGTGTTTTGGGACTGCTGTCTAGCATGCTAAGTTCAGTCGTATCGGGATTATCCACGTAATAGAGCGGTCTTTTGGAACTGCGCTGCTGTTTTCGTTTGGGACTCTTCACAAGCAGTCTCCTCCTTCCATCTGTTGTATCTTCTAGGCATCATATGCAGCAGCATGGGCGGATGACACCCTTCCCCTTGCCGGTAATCCAATCTTCTCCTTTCAAAAAAGGGCATCTGCCGCCGCGCATCCGTCCAACCCTTACGGGCACGTACATACATACAATGACAGGAGACATAAAAACAGCCGGGAAGTACTTCAAGATAACAGGAGGAACGAACATGGGGCAAAAGCTCGTTGGGATACTGCTAAATGCCGCTATGCACGGGGGCGTTCCCCGGTTAAAAACCGGACAGGAATCTCTGGCCAACTACGAAGAGGCCGCCGCCGCATACGGATTAACCCCTTGCTTTGTGAAGCTGTCCGACATCGACGTGGCGTCCGGCTTCAGCAGTGTCTATATGAAGAAAGGTCCGCAAGGCTACCGCAGACAAATCGTCCCTACGCCGGAGGTCATCCACAACCGGGCAATCTATGATCCCCGCAGCACTGGCGTCGAGCGCCTGCTCCGGCAGGGAATTCAGGTCTATAACAGCTGTAACCGCTACGGCAAGGATCAGATTCACGGCCTGCTGGAGCGCAGCCGCGAACTGCAAGCTTATCTGCCGGTCACTGCAAGCGGACTCTCCGGTCTGAGGGAGATGATGGGCCGCTACCCGGATCTGATCCTCAAGCCTTGCCGGGGCAGCGTGGGTAACGGTGTGATGCGGCTCACCCGCAGCGGCGAAGGGCGCTGGCTCTGGAGCTACTCTCTCTCTGGCTCAAGACGCAAGGTTAGCAGAGCCGTTAACCCGGACGCCCTTCCCCGGGTCCTCCGCGCCCGGCTCTCTTCTGTGCCCTATCTGGTCCAGGAACGGATTCCGCTGGCTGAGATTAACGGACGCCCCTTTGACCTGCGTGTCACGGTACAGCGGGGCTGGGGCGGAGCGTGGCAGGTCACCGGCCTTTTCGCCAAGCTGGCTGCGCCCGGCGGCTTTGTATCGAACATTGCCAGAGGGGGCGAAGCCCTGAAGTCCTCTTTTGCCCTGGAGCAGGCATTCCCTGGAGAAGAGGCAGCCAGAATCCGTATGTCCGTCCTCTCCCTCAGTCTCGCCATCGCCCGTGAGCTGGAGAAGAGTCTGCCGGGGCTGGCCGATATCGGTCTGGACATCGGTGTCACGAAGCACGGACATCTGTATTTCATTGAATGCAACGGGCGCGACCAGCGTTACGGCTTCCAGAAGGCCGGACTGCGCGGGGTATGGAAAGACAGCTACCGCCAGCCTATGGGCTATGCCAGATATCTGTACGAAGAAGCATTAAGAATGAACTCTTATTGATTTGTCTCCTATTCTATGTCAATATAATGCAGAGCGGGTGGAGTCCCTTTGGCACGGGATAACACTGCTGCATGATGGAAGGGAGATGGGCATGGTTAAACAATTGCTGCGGCTGATGACCGAGCTATCCTCGCACAGATGGCTTTCCAGGTTGATGGGGGCTTTATCCCACAGCAGACTCAGCCGCCTTATGATTCCGGTATTTATTCGTTCCTATCAGATTCCTGCCGCCGAGGCGGAGAAGGCTGCCGGAGAATACCGTACACTGAATGAATTCTTCAGCCGCCGCCTGAAGCCGGGGACGCGCCCGGTGGCCAGCGGTGAGCATGCCGTAGCCAGTCCCGTGGACGCGATGATTACGGCAATGGGTGAAATCAACTGCGGCACGATAATGAATGTGAAGGGGCAGGATTATACGCTGGAGGATTTGCTTAATCACT is part of the Paenibacillus sp. FSL M7-0420 genome and harbors:
- a CDS encoding YheC/YheD family endospore coat-associated protein; this encodes MGQKLVGILLNAAMHGGVPRLKTGQESLANYEEAAAAYGLTPCFVKLSDIDVASGFSSVYMKKGPQGYRRQIVPTPEVIHNRAIYDPRSTGVERLLRQGIQVYNSCNRYGKDQIHGLLERSRELQAYLPVTASGLSGLREMMGRYPDLILKPCRGSVGNGVMRLTRSGEGRWLWSYSLSGSRRKVSRAVNPDALPRVLRARLSSVPYLVQERIPLAEINGRPFDLRVTVQRGWGGAWQVTGLFAKLAAPGGFVSNIARGGEALKSSFALEQAFPGEEAARIRMSVLSLSLAIARELEKSLPGLADIGLDIGVTKHGHLYFIECNGRDQRYGFQKAGLRGVWKDSYRQPMGYARYLYEEALRMNSY